GAGGCGATCTCGGTCAGCGTTTGCAGATAACGCAACTGCACCGAAATCGGGCTGGCGCTCATGATTTGCGCCGCCTCAGCGAGCTTGGTAGAGGCCTGCAGCTCACCCTCGGCGTGAATGACCTTGGCGCGGCGTTCGCGCTCGGCTTCGGCCTGGCGCGCCATGGCGCGCTGCATCTCCGGCGGCAAATCGACGTGTTTGACTTCCACCATGCTGACTTTGATGCCCCAGGGATCGGTGTGCGTGTCGATGATGTTTTGCAGCTCGCTGTTGATCTTTTCGCGCTGGGCGAGCAGCTCGTCCAGCTCCGCCTGCCCCAGCACGCTGCGCAGCGTGGTTTGGGCAAGCTGCGAAGTGGCAAACAGGAAATCTTCCACCTCCAGCACGGCGCGATTCGGATCGATCACGCGAAAATAGAGCACGGCATTGACTTTGATGGAGACGTTGTCGCGCGTGATCACATCTTGCGGCGGAATGTCCATGGTGATGGTGCGCGTGCTGACCTTGATGAAGCGCTCGACAAACGGAATGATCAACACCAAGCCGGGGCCGCGCGCGCCAACATGCTTGCCGAGACGAAAGACCACCAGCCGCTCGTATTCGCGCACCACCTGGATCGCCATCGCCAGCAGCATGATGCCGAACACGATCAGAAAAATCATCCAGATTGGCAAACCCATCTTTCTCCTCCTTCACCAGCGATTAGATTCTTTTACTCACTCCACTTTCTCAACAGAGACCAACAAGCCCTCGATGGCGGTGACCTTGACGGTATCGCCCGCTGCAATCGGCGTGGCGCTTTTGGCCTTCCAAATCTCGCCGTGAACCTTCACCCGGCCGAAAGGCGCTATCGGCGTGAGGGCTGCGCCGATTTCACCGATCATGCCCTCCGCGCCGGTCACCGCCGGCCGGCGCTGCGAGCGCACCACCATGCCCACGGCAAACACGAAAAAGGCGGCGGTGGCAAGCGTCGCCGCCAGAATCACCTGCAGCGACAGCTTGGCAACCGGCTCAAAGTCCGTGGTCGGCTCCTTGAACAGCATCAGCGAGCCCAGGAACATTGCCACGATGCCGCCGATGGTGAGCACACCATAGCTCGTCACTTTGACCTCGATGATGAAAAGTATGACGCCGAACAGAATCAACAACACGCCGGCCCAATTCACCGGCAGGGTCTGCATCGCGTACAGCCCGAGAATCAGGAAAATGCCGCCCAACACGCCCGGCAAAACCGCGCCGGGATTGGAGAGCTCGAAGAACAGGCCGTAGATGCCCAGCAGCATGAAGATGTAAGCGATGTTGGGATCGGAGATGCGGTCGAGCAGCTTGTGCCGCCAGTTCATCTCCTGTACCACGATTTGGGCGCCGGCGGTACGCAGCGTGTCGACGCGATTGACCAGCTCCACTGAGCGGCCGTCGAGAAGGGTCAGCAAACTGTCCACGCTCGGCGCGATGACATCGATGACGTGGAGCGCCAGCGCTTCTTTCGCCGTGATCGACACGCTTTTGCGGATGGCATCTTCTGCCCATTGCGCGTTGCGGCCGCGCTTCTCCGCCACCGCCTTGAGTTGGGCGACGGCATCGTTGGTCACTTTCTCCATCATGGTGTTGGTGGAATCGGCTTTGCCGCCTTCGCCGCCGAGATTGACCGGATGCGCGGCGCCGATGTTGCTGGTGGGCGCCATCGCGGCCACGTGCGCGGCATAGGATAGGAACACGCCCGCCGAAGCGGCGCGGGCGCCGGTCGGCGATACATAAACCACCACCGGCACTTCACTGGCGAGCATGGCCTTGGTGATGATGCGTGTCGATTCCATCAGTCCGCCGGGCGTGTCCAGCTCGATGATCAGGCAGCGGCGTTTTTCCTCAGCCGCGGCGGCAATGGCATCGACGATGTATTCGGCGGTCAGCGGATTGATCGCGCCGTTGATGCGAATCACGGCCACGGTTGCCGGCGCTTCCGCTGCGCCGGCTGCCGGCCTCCAACAGGCAGCGGCCAGCACCACGGCACCTGCCAACAGGCGGGGAAGGAATGTATGGCTTGGTTTCATGTCAGCGTTTCCTGAGCAAATACATCAACAGCGTGAGCACCAGGCTCAGCACGATCGCGGTCATCAGGGGAAAATAGAATGTGAAATTGCCTTTGCGAATGAGGAAGTCGCCCGGCAGTTTGCCCAGCCACGGCAGCGATTTGCCGTACGTCAGAACCAAACCGGCGAGGAGGAGCAGCGTGCCGAGCAGGAGCAGCAGGCGTCCGAGATCTTGCATAGGGCGGTGTGACCGGGCCGAAAGAAAATCTTTCGCGCCATCATGCTGAGGAAAGGCAGTCAGACTGCGGTTGAAATCACATGCATGCGGCAACCGCGCGTGACCGCGAGATTTTGTGCTTGACTTTTGTAACGATTCTCTTAGATTAGCCGCTGGATTTTGAAAGCAATCATGAATGTGTTGCGAGTTTGAAAATCCCTGCGTTCCGTAGTGTGGGTAACAATCAAAGAGCCAACACCTTCAAACTGGGAACTTAGCTCTCTCTCGTGTATTACATGCCTCATCCCGTTTCGGCGGGATCTAGTGGAAGTAAAAAACGAGAAGGCGGCACCCACCGTGTGCAACACGGTTCTTTGAAGGCCCATATCTCGGAAGCAGGGATTTCTATTTGGGGCCCGCCTGCAAGAGTTTGATGCCCTCCTCCTGCGATTTCGCCACCGGAATCAACGTCTCGAGTTTCATCCGGCTGAAAATCTCCATCATCACCGGCAGCAGATTGCAGATCACCAGCCGCCGATTTTGCCGCTGCAGTTGATCATGCACCGCGATCAGCACCCCCAAACCGGCGCTGTTCATGACGCTGACCTTGCCCAGGTCGATCAGCACCTCGCCACGTGTGTTCGCGATGATTTCCTGCAATTCCGAGCGAAAGGCCTCCACCACCTGCAGATAAATCCGCCGCGGCAGCGCCTCGATCACGGTGATCTCACCTTCCTGGCGTACAACAATGGTTGAAAAAGTTGACATGTTTGCTCCGGCTCGATCGGATTGATGCCCGTCATGCCCGGCCCGGCAGCGCGCTCACTGCACGGGCGAACGATCAGATGTCCGCATTTTGGGCGTCCATCTCGAACTTGCTGCAGAAGTCGCTGAGCTTGATCTTTTGCTGGTGCAAGGCGCAGCGATAGACAAACGTCGCGTTGCCGGCCGGCGTGAGAAAAGTCTCACGGTAGCGGCAGTTCTGGCAAATGCGCGGCGGCTCACGGCGCTTGCCCCGGGCGGCCGCCGGCACTGCGGCCCGGCTTTGCTCCAGCTTTTGATAGATCTCCAAAATGTGCCGGATCATTTTCTTGATTCTGATGAGCGCCCAAATCTGCAGCACGAACAGAATCGTGAAAAAGAACAGCAGCAGATAGTAACTGGCAAATTCCGACGTGATGAAGTTCACCAGATTGTCCTTTCCCCTGTGCCGCCGCCCGGGCGTTCACGCTTGACCGCCGAGCTGGCGGTCCAACGAACGGTATTGAATGGCTTCACTCACGTATTCCGGCAAGATCGCTTCGCTGCCTTCGAGATCGGCAATGGTGCGCGACACTTTCAAGATGCGGTCGTAGGCGCGCGCCGACAGTCCGAGCTTGGTAATCGCCGTCTTCAGCAGCGCTTCACCCTTGGCCTCGACCCGGCAGAAGTTGCGAATGTCTTTGGATTCCATGCGCGCGTTGCAGAACAAATGCGGCCGCGCGCGGAAACGGTGCAACTGCCGCTGGCGCGCCGCTTCCACGCGCGTGCGGATGCCGGTGGAGCTTTCGCCGGTGGCTTCCCCGGCCAACTCGGCGAACTTCACCGCCGGCACTTCGATGTGAATGTCGATGCGGTCCAGCAGCGGGCCGGACACTTTGGCCAAATACTTTTGCACCTGCAACGGCGTGCAGGAGCAGGCATGGCTCGGATCCGTGGCATAGCCGCACGGGCAGGGGTTCATCGCGGCGATCAGCATGAACTGCGCCGGATAGGTCAGCGAAAGCGAAGCCCGTGAAATCGTCACTTTGCCGTCTTCCACCGGCTGCCGCAACACTTCCAAAACATTGCGCTCGAATTCTGGCAGCTCATCCAAGAAGAGCACGCCATTGTGCGCGATGCTGACTTCCCCCGGCCGCGGAACATGGCCGCCACCAATCAAACCGGCATAACTCGCGGTGTGATGCGGCGCGCGAAACGGCCGGGTGGCCACGAGCGCGGCGTCGGGCGGCAAGATGCCGGCCACTGAATGAATCTTGGTGGTCTCCAGGGCCTCGGCCAGCGTCATGTCCGGCAGGATGGTCGGAAAGCGCTTGGCCAGCATGGTTTTGCCCGAGCCGGGCGGCCCGATCATGATGAGATTGTGCCCGCCGGCCGCCGCGACTTCCATGGCGCGCTTGACATGCTCCTGGCCGCGCACGTCGCTCAGATCCACGGCATATTTGCCATGCGTGGAAAAAACTTCCTCCACATTCAAGCCGCAGCGCGGCAACTCGTTTTTGCCGTCGAGAAAGGCCACCACTTCGGTCAGCGAGTTGGCGGCGCGCACGTCGATTTCCTTGACCATCGCGGCTTCCCGGGAATTCTGCGCGGGCACAATCAAGCCGCGTTTGCCCTGCTGCTGCACTGCAAGGGCGATGGGCAAAGCGCCGCGAATGGGCTGCAGCGCGCCGTCCAGCGAAAGCTCACCAAGCACAACATAGTCTTCGAGCCGAGCCGCACTGACCAAGCCGGCGGCGCTGAGAATGCCGATGGCCATGGGCAGGTCAAAGGCGGAGCCTTCTTTTCTCACATCGGCGGGGGCGAGATTGATGGTGATGCGTTTTTGCGGAAAGGTGAAACCGGAATTCTTCACCGCGGCCACGATCCGCTCTTTCGATTCCCGCACCGCGCCGTCCGGCAAGCCGACGGTTGCAATGGCCGGCAACTGGCCTTCGAGGTGGGTTTCCACCGTCACCACATAGGCATCGATGCCGAGCACTGCGGCACTCAAGACTTTTGAAAGCATGCCACCCCCTGGTCAATGAACGTTGCAATCGCTCCCTATATACGAAATCGTGTTTCTTTTGTCAATCGCTTTCACGGCTGCCGGCCGCGGTCATCTGCCGCTTGGGGCGGTGCGCACGTCGTCGATCAATTCATACACCACTGGAATCACCACCAGCGTGAGCACGGTGGAGGTGAGCAGTCCGCCGATCACGGCGATGGCCATGGGGGCCCGCAAGCGCGCGCCTTCTCCCCAACCGACGGCGAGCGGCGCGAGTGCCAAAATCGTCGTGCCGGTGGTCATCAAGATCGGGCGCAGGCGATCCCGGCCCGCCTGCTGAATGGCCTCGCGGCGCGGCCAGCCCTGTGCCCTGAGGCGGTTGATGTAATCAATCAGCACGATCGCATTGTTGACCGCGATGCCCGCCAGCAGAATGGCGCCGATATAAGCCATGACACTGAGCGGCTCGCGCGCCAGCAACAGGGCGAACACCACGCCCACGCCGGCAAAGGGCAACGTCAACAGGATGGTAAACGGGTGCAGCAGACTCTCGAACGAGGCCGCCATAACCATGTAGACCAGCACGATCGACAACAGCAGCGCGAATTTCATCTGCGCGAAGGATTCCGCGCGCGCCGCCTCTTCACCGGCAAAACGCAACTCGTATTCGGGCGGCAGGGGAATGGTGCGCAGCGCGGCTTCCACCGCGGCCACGGCGCGGCTCAAGGTCATGTCCTTCTCGAGCTGCGCCGTGACATGCGCGATGCGGGATTGATTGTGGCGTTGGATTTCCTTCGGGCCTTCGCCCGGCACCAGTTGCGAGAGATCGCGCAGCCGCAACACCGCGCCCGTGGGCGCCTGAATCGGCATCTCGGCCAGCTCAGCGAGGGTTGCCGGTGAGTAGGCCAGGCGAATATTGCGGTCTTCCCCGGCGCTGTAGAAATCAGAAACGACTTCGCCGGCCAGCCTTGCTTGCACGCGCTCGCCGATTTGTTGCACATCCAGACCGAAGCTCGCAGCCAGCAGCCGATCGATGCGGAGATTGATCTCCGGCCGGCCGCTCTGAAAGCTGGTTGCGATGTTTTGCAGGCCGTCGAGCGGCCGCAGCGCCGCCG
The window above is part of the bacterium genome. Proteins encoded here:
- a CDS encoding slipin family protein → MGLPIWMIFLIVFGIMLLAMAIQVVREYERLVVFRLGKHVGARGPGLVLIIPFVERFIKVSTRTITMDIPPQDVITRDNVSIKVNAVLYFRVIDPNRAVLEVEDFLFATSQLAQTTLRSVLGQAELDELLAQREKINSELQNIIDTHTDPWGIKVSMVEVKHVDLPPEMQRAMARQAEAERERRAKVIHAEGELQASTKLAEAAQIMSASPISVQLRYLQTLTEIASEHNSTTIFPVPIDLVKMFLDRKETDAK
- a CDS encoding nodulation protein NfeD, which codes for MKPSHTFLPRLLAGAVVLAAACWRPAAGAAEAPATVAVIRINGAINPLTAEYIVDAIAAAAEEKRRCLIIELDTPGGLMESTRIITKAMLASEVPVVVYVSPTGARAASAGVFLSYAAHVAAMAPTSNIGAAHPVNLGGEGGKADSTNTMMEKVTNDAVAQLKAVAEKRGRNAQWAEDAIRKSVSITAKEALALHVIDVIAPSVDSLLTLLDGRSVELVNRVDTLRTAGAQIVVQEMNWRHKLLDRISDPNIAYIFMLLGIYGLFFELSNPGAVLPGVLGGIFLILGLYAMQTLPVNWAGVLLILFGVILFIIEVKVTSYGVLTIGGIVAMFLGSLMLFKEPTTDFEPVAKLSLQVILAATLATAAFFVFAVGMVVRSQRRPAVTGAEGMIGEIGAALTPIAPFGRVKVHGEIWKAKSATPIAAGDTVKVTAIEGLLVSVEKVE
- a CDS encoding DUF2905 domain-containing protein, which encodes MQDLGRLLLLLGTLLLLAGLVLTYGKSLPWLGKLPGDFLIRKGNFTFYFPLMTAIVLSLVLTLLMYLLRKR
- a CDS encoding STAS domain-containing protein, coding for MSTFSTIVVRQEGEITVIEALPRRIYLQVVEAFRSELQEIIANTRGEVLIDLGKVSVMNSAGLGVLIAVHDQLQRQNRRLVICNLLPVMMEIFSRMKLETLIPVAKSQEEGIKLLQAGPK
- a CDS encoding YifB family Mg chelatase-like AAA ATPase, with product MLSKVLSAAVLGIDAYVVTVETHLEGQLPAIATVGLPDGAVRESKERIVAAVKNSGFTFPQKRITINLAPADVRKEGSAFDLPMAIGILSAAGLVSAARLEDYVVLGELSLDGALQPIRGALPIALAVQQQGKRGLIVPAQNSREAAMVKEIDVRAANSLTEVVAFLDGKNELPRCGLNVEEVFSTHGKYAVDLSDVRGQEHVKRAMEVAAAGGHNLIMIGPPGSGKTMLAKRFPTILPDMTLAEALETTKIHSVAGILPPDAALVATRPFRAPHHTASYAGLIGGGHVPRPGEVSIAHNGVLFLDELPEFERNVLEVLRQPVEDGKVTISRASLSLTYPAQFMLIAAMNPCPCGYATDPSHACSCTPLQVQKYLAKVSGPLLDRIDIHIEVPAVKFAELAGEATGESSTGIRTRVEAARQRQLHRFRARPHLFCNARMESKDIRNFCRVEAKGEALLKTAITKLGLSARAYDRILKVSRTIADLEGSEAILPEYVSEAIQYRSLDRQLGGQA